From Humisphaera borealis, the proteins below share one genomic window:
- a CDS encoding aminotransferase-like domain-containing protein, which translates to MTEGSPIPLPLAWSDKAKRTKDSPISFLIAEAMRNPSLVNFAAGLVDPWSLPVEECLEITRRILSDVDRGRRALQYDTTLGLNDLRRQCLKHLASLEETPVEKLGYGPDEIVVTTGSQQALYLIGDILVNPGDIVIAANPSYFVYTGTLQSLGAHVMAVPMDQHGMDVDAVAKLLEKLDRSGEISRLKLIYCTSFYQNPTGLTLSADRRPRLLELVKKYSRTHRILLMEDAAYRELRYDGPVERSIKSYDTTNQFVASSYTFSKPFAPGIKLGYTVMPKDLAHAVIAQKGNHDFGSSSLNMHIAAEALADGSYLKHAEVLRGVYRRKRDLVLAALKKYFGRGGDGAGSPSDDLPDAEHPIHWTHTHGGLYVWLTLPPSIDTSRTGPLFGAAVDAGVIYVPGEYAFQPDEDGHVPQNHLRICYGSVHPDQIEPGIAKFSAVVKKLLAKTPRPVAQATGL; encoded by the coding sequence ATGACTGAAGGATCGCCCATCCCGCTCCCCCTCGCCTGGTCTGATAAGGCCAAGCGCACCAAGGACTCGCCGATCAGCTTTCTGATCGCCGAGGCGATGCGGAATCCGTCTCTGGTTAACTTTGCCGCGGGGCTGGTGGACCCCTGGTCGCTGCCGGTGGAAGAGTGCCTGGAGATCACCCGGCGCATCCTGTCGGATGTCGACCGCGGCCGGCGCGCCTTGCAGTATGACACCACCCTGGGTCTGAACGACCTCCGTCGGCAGTGCCTGAAGCACCTGGCCAGCCTGGAGGAAACGCCGGTCGAAAAGCTGGGCTACGGGCCCGATGAGATCGTCGTCACCACCGGCTCGCAGCAGGCGCTGTACCTGATCGGCGACATCCTGGTAAACCCCGGCGACATCGTCATCGCCGCCAATCCAAGCTACTTCGTCTATACCGGCACCCTGCAATCCCTCGGGGCCCATGTGATGGCCGTCCCGATGGACCAGCACGGCATGGACGTCGATGCCGTCGCGAAACTGCTCGAAAAGCTCGACCGCAGCGGCGAGATCAGTCGGCTTAAGTTGATCTACTGCACCAGTTTCTATCAGAACCCCACGGGCCTGACGCTTTCTGCCGACCGGCGGCCGCGGCTGCTGGAACTGGTCAAAAAGTACAGCCGCACCCACCGCATCCTGCTCATGGAAGACGCGGCCTATCGCGAACTTCGGTATGACGGTCCGGTCGAGCGGTCGATCAAGAGCTACGACACCACCAATCAGTTCGTCGCCAGCAGCTATACTTTCAGCAAGCCGTTCGCCCCGGGCATCAAGCTCGGTTACACGGTCATGCCGAAAGACCTGGCGCACGCGGTGATCGCCCAGAAGGGAAATCACGACTTCGGGTCCAGCAGCCTGAACATGCACATCGCCGCCGAGGCGTTGGCCGACGGCTCATACCTGAAGCACGCGGAAGTGCTGCGCGGCGTGTATCGCAGGAAGCGGGACCTCGTGCTGGCGGCATTGAAAAAGTACTTCGGTCGCGGCGGCGACGGCGCGGGAAGCCCTTCGGATGATCTTCCCGATGCCGAGCACCCGATTCATTGGACGCATACCCACGGCGGCCTGTACGTCTGGCTTACGCTGCCTCCTTCGATCGATACGTCGCGCACCGGGCCGCTCTTCGGGGCGGCGGTGGATGCCGGCGTCATTTACGTGCCCGGCGAATACGCGTTCCAGCCCGACGAAGACGGGCACGTCCCGCAGAACCATCTGCGGATCTGTTACGGGTCGGTGCATCCCGACCAGATCGAACCGGGGATCGCGAAGTTCTCGGCAGTGGTGAAGAAGCTACTTGCCAAAACGCCGCGCCCTGTCGCGCAGGCTACCGGCCTGTGA
- a CDS encoding LptF/LptG family permease translates to MGRTLFWYVFRDLLKIFVMTSGTLAGIMSFGGLLRPLTQQGLDPAQIGQMLFYFTPAMLAYSLPIAALFATSVVYGRLSADNELTACRAGGIGLGPVFGMSFPALLFGILVAVISLVFLCFLVPTYTLKVERVVYSNMAKLIATKIDRTHEIRFGGVNIFAQKAYLPPPDPSDPNRQQVVLEGVSFVQYEKPDKPEAPATKPAAGTKAPPAPKIDDKNKSLRVPREFMMARSATIDIREREDDQVSLIIGLEGGIKYPREFSGGTQIGIELTQFGPLMIPSPIKEDTKFMDVGRLKLLYDKPEESRKIASYIADFLRRDQTRRFLTDLQGKLNGQRFVQFKSRDDKSTVTVSLDPAAPPAVIDPAAADEVSVPAGGPSTIMFERKEGTETRSFQWARELRIRARPDNEHSAIVVTIELYGRSPGAASTRPVSGNYSDVIEVRMPLEIQGLKHRKLNAYTHSEEIPRADRDRLRRELIVLNNNIWAEAMGRLSFSTSCLILVMVGATLGMMFRSGNFLTAFAVSFVPALLCITLIVAGQQMCHAVPFQFESKPNPLKYGIALIWTGNVVNLVIATTLLWRIQRR, encoded by the coding sequence ATGGGTCGAACCCTTTTCTGGTACGTCTTCCGCGACCTGCTGAAGATCTTCGTGATGACCTCCGGCACGCTGGCGGGCATCATGAGCTTCGGCGGGCTCCTGCGGCCCCTCACCCAACAGGGCCTGGACCCGGCGCAAATCGGGCAGATGCTGTTCTATTTCACGCCGGCGATGCTCGCGTACTCGCTTCCGATCGCGGCGCTGTTTGCGACCTCTGTCGTCTACGGCCGGCTTAGCGCCGACAACGAGCTGACCGCCTGCCGCGCCGGCGGCATCGGTCTGGGACCGGTGTTCGGCATGTCGTTCCCCGCGCTGCTGTTCGGCATTCTCGTCGCCGTCATCAGCCTGGTTTTTCTCTGCTTCCTGGTTCCCACCTACACGCTCAAAGTCGAACGGGTCGTCTATTCCAACATGGCCAAGCTGATCGCGACGAAGATCGACCGCACCCACGAGATACGATTCGGCGGGGTCAACATCTTCGCGCAGAAGGCCTACCTTCCGCCGCCCGATCCCAGTGACCCCAACCGCCAGCAGGTGGTGCTGGAAGGCGTCTCGTTCGTGCAGTACGAGAAGCCGGACAAGCCCGAGGCACCCGCGACCAAACCCGCCGCCGGCACCAAAGCACCGCCGGCACCCAAAATCGACGACAAGAACAAGTCGCTCCGCGTGCCCCGGGAGTTCATGATGGCCCGCTCGGCGACCATCGACATTCGCGAGCGGGAGGACGACCAGGTCTCGCTGATTATCGGGCTGGAAGGGGGCATCAAGTATCCGCGCGAGTTCAGCGGCGGTACGCAGATCGGCATCGAGCTCACCCAGTTCGGGCCGCTCATGATCCCCTCCCCCATCAAGGAAGACACGAAGTTCATGGACGTCGGCCGGCTCAAACTGCTCTACGACAAGCCCGAGGAAAGCCGCAAAATCGCGTCGTACATCGCCGACTTTCTACGCCGCGACCAGACCCGGCGTTTCCTGACCGACCTGCAGGGCAAGCTCAACGGCCAGCGGTTCGTGCAGTTCAAATCGCGCGATGACAAGTCCACCGTCACGGTCAGCCTGGATCCCGCCGCCCCGCCGGCGGTCATCGACCCGGCCGCCGCCGACGAAGTCTCGGTGCCGGCAGGCGGCCCCAGCACCATTATGTTCGAGCGCAAGGAGGGCACCGAAACCCGGTCCTTCCAGTGGGCCCGCGAGCTCCGCATCCGCGCCCGGCCCGACAACGAGCATTCCGCCATCGTCGTCACGATCGAGCTTTACGGCCGGTCCCCCGGTGCGGCCAGCACCCGGCCGGTCAGCGGCAACTACTCCGACGTCATCGAGGTCAGGATGCCGTTGGAGATCCAGGGTCTCAAGCATCGCAAGCTCAACGCCTACACCCACTCCGAAGAAATCCCCCGCGCCGACCGCGACCGCCTGCGACGCGAGCTGATCGTCCTGAACAACAACATCTGGGCCGAGGCGATGGGGCGACTGAGCTTCTCCACCAGTTGCCTGATCCTGGTGATGGTCGGCGCGACCCTGGGCATGATGTTCCGCAGCGGAAACTTCCTCACCGCGTTTGCCGTCAGCTTCGTGCCGGCGCTGTTGTGCATCACGCTGATCGTCGCCGGCCAGCAGATGTGCCACGCCGTGCCGTTCCAGTTCGAGAGCAAGCCGAACCCGCTGAAGTACGGGATCGCATTGATCTGGACCGGCAACGTGGTGAACCTGGTGATCGCCACCACGCTGCTATGGCGCATTCAGCGCCGCTGA
- a CDS encoding NADPH-dependent FMN reductase yields the protein MARPILIISGTNRPGSNTRKIANVVLGHYQRLNIAAEIYSLEDLPPEIFSSACYMAKPASFVSVQDRVLHAAGLHVVTPEYNGGFPGVLKYFIDMLKFPESFESKPVAFTGVAAGLWGAFRPIEQLQMIFGYRNAYQFPDRVFIPLVTGKLTAEGTLKDADIDTRLAKQAEGFAKFAHKFA from the coding sequence ATGGCTCGACCCATCCTCATCATCAGTGGCACCAACCGGCCCGGCTCCAATACGCGCAAGATCGCGAATGTCGTCCTCGGGCATTACCAGCGGCTCAACATCGCGGCAGAGATCTACAGCCTGGAAGACCTCCCGCCTGAAATCTTCTCGTCGGCGTGCTACATGGCCAAGCCGGCGTCGTTCGTCTCGGTGCAGGACCGCGTGCTGCACGCGGCAGGGCTGCACGTGGTCACGCCGGAATACAACGGCGGGTTCCCGGGTGTGCTGAAGTACTTTATCGACATGCTGAAGTTCCCCGAGAGCTTCGAGAGCAAGCCGGTGGCGTTCACGGGTGTGGCGGCGGGGCTGTGGGGAGCGTTCCGGCCGATCGAGCAGTTGCAGATGATCTTCGGCTACCGCAATGCCTATCAGTTTCCGGATCGGGTGTTCATCCCACTGGTCACCGGCAAGCTGACCGCCGAGGGCACGCTGAAGGACGCCGACATCGACACCCGGCTGGCCAAGCAGGCCGAAGGCTTTGCGAAGTTCGCGCACAAGTTCGCCTGA
- the lysA gene encoding diaminopimelate decarboxylase has translation MDFFNYKNGELFCEGVPAAKIAAEVGTACYVYSKATLLHHYRQVADSFKELNPTVCYSVKSNGNINLCKVLAEAGCGFDVTSGGELFRALAAGGDPKKMIYAGVGKTDDEIRDAINVGIAAFNIESEAEIENIDRIAGEMGKKAIGALRVNPDVDAKTHAKTTTGRKGNKFGVDIDRAETFFETYRNLKNLHVGGIHIHIGSPVYEVQPYIDAVAKVIELIDTLTGRGHKIEWLDLGGGFAVNYKTPDQALPVTEHAKALVPMLKGKPYKIALEPGRYISGNSGILLTKVLYRKVSGPKNFVIVDAGMNDLIRPTLYESYHHVWPVKPDAKNLFPDRNADRLPVDGEVVDVVGPICESGDYLAKDRSLPKTQRGDLLAVFTAGAYGFAMSSNYNNRPRIAEVLVDGSTYKIIRRRETYEDLVAAERI, from the coding sequence ATGGATTTCTTCAACTACAAGAACGGCGAACTGTTTTGCGAAGGTGTACCGGCTGCGAAGATCGCCGCCGAAGTCGGCACGGCGTGCTATGTGTACTCAAAAGCCACGCTGCTGCACCACTACCGGCAGGTCGCCGACTCTTTCAAGGAACTCAACCCCACCGTCTGTTACTCGGTCAAGAGCAACGGCAATATCAACCTGTGCAAGGTGCTCGCCGAAGCCGGATGCGGCTTCGACGTGACCAGCGGCGGTGAGCTCTTTCGCGCGCTGGCGGCCGGCGGGGACCCGAAGAAGATGATCTACGCCGGCGTCGGCAAGACCGACGACGAGATCCGCGACGCGATCAATGTCGGCATCGCCGCATTCAACATCGAGTCGGAAGCCGAGATCGAAAACATCGACCGCATCGCCGGCGAAATGGGAAAGAAGGCGATCGGTGCGCTTCGCGTGAACCCCGACGTCGACGCCAAGACCCACGCCAAGACCACGACCGGCCGCAAGGGCAACAAGTTCGGCGTTGACATCGACCGGGCCGAAACGTTCTTCGAGACGTACCGGAACCTGAAGAACCTGCACGTCGGCGGGATTCACATTCACATCGGATCGCCGGTGTACGAAGTGCAGCCGTACATTGACGCGGTCGCGAAGGTGATCGAGCTGATCGACACGCTGACCGGGCGAGGCCACAAGATCGAATGGCTCGATCTTGGCGGCGGATTTGCCGTGAACTACAAGACGCCCGACCAGGCACTGCCGGTGACCGAGCACGCCAAGGCGCTGGTACCGATGCTCAAGGGCAAGCCTTACAAGATCGCGCTGGAGCCGGGACGGTACATCTCTGGCAACTCCGGAATCCTTCTCACCAAAGTGCTCTACCGGAAGGTGAGCGGGCCGAAGAACTTCGTCATCGTCGACGCCGGCATGAATGACCTGATTCGTCCGACGCTGTACGAGAGTTATCACCACGTCTGGCCGGTCAAGCCGGACGCGAAGAATCTCTTCCCCGACCGCAACGCCGATCGCCTGCCGGTGGACGGGGAAGTGGTGGATGTGGTCGGCCCGATCTGTGAGAGCGGCGACTACCTGGCGAAGGACCGCTCACTACCGAAGACTCAACGTGGCGACCTGTTGGCCGTTTTCACGGCCGGCGCTTACGGCTTCGCGATGAGCAGCAACTACAACAACCGTCCGCGAATTGCCGAGGTGCTGGTGGACGGATCGACCTACAAGATCATTCGCAGGCGCGAAACATACGAGGACCTGGTTGCGGCGGAGAGAATCTGA
- a CDS encoding alpha/beta fold hydrolase: MASNYHIWRRNNVHYEKKGLGDPILLIHNIYPGASHQEFRRNVDYLARTHTVYAIDLLGFGDSDAPRRRYTARLYIDLIQDFCREVIRQRTDVVAAGLSCAYVSQAASEDVCLFGYIVFICPRSEPTGLDLPRWAVPIRHFSLATRGLGSGFYETVTSSYSLSQYLLGCFHNPKAVTKPLVELVRANARREGSMYAYAGLLVGYLDWPLLKSLPKVASRILLIWGRQARPTPVEHSVRLVAMARRCNLRVIEEAGAWVHDEQSAQVNRLIEQFTAGEIEEAPARKVEIQ; this comes from the coding sequence ATGGCCTCAAACTACCACATCTGGAGGCGAAACAATGTGCACTACGAGAAGAAGGGTCTCGGCGACCCGATTCTTCTGATTCATAACATTTACCCGGGGGCCAGCCATCAGGAGTTTCGGCGCAATGTCGACTACCTCGCACGAACCCACACGGTTTACGCGATCGATCTGCTCGGCTTCGGGGACAGCGATGCCCCCCGCCGCCGGTATACCGCCCGGCTGTACATTGACCTCATCCAGGATTTCTGCCGTGAGGTGATCCGGCAGCGCACGGATGTCGTGGCTGCGGGATTGAGCTGCGCTTACGTAAGCCAGGCGGCGTCGGAGGATGTCTGCCTCTTCGGATACATCGTATTCATCTGCCCACGCAGCGAGCCGACGGGATTGGACTTGCCCCGGTGGGCCGTTCCGATACGACATTTCTCCCTGGCCACGCGAGGGCTCGGTAGCGGTTTTTATGAAACCGTCACCAGCAGCTACTCGCTATCGCAGTACCTGCTGGGTTGCTTTCACAACCCCAAGGCGGTGACCAAGCCGCTTGTGGAACTGGTCCGGGCCAATGCGCGTCGGGAAGGATCGATGTACGCCTATGCTGGGCTGCTTGTCGGGTATCTCGACTGGCCGCTGTTGAAGTCGCTCCCGAAAGTCGCCAGCCGCATCCTGCTGATCTGGGGACGTCAGGCCAGGCCTACGCCGGTCGAACACAGCGTGCGATTGGTCGCGATGGCCCGCCGGTGCAACCTTCGGGTGATCGAGGAGGCGGGTGCCTGGGTGCATGACGAGCAGTCGGCGCAGGTCAACCGTCTGATCGAACAGTTCACCGCCGGCGAAATCGAAGAAGCGCCGGCCCGGAAGGTGGAGATTCAATAG
- a CDS encoding metal-dependent transcriptional regulator, translating into MPSITVENYVKQIYLEQQQTGSGRVPMGRLAAAMGVVPGTVTAMVKALGDSDLVDYEPRGGVRLSRAGEQLALHVLRRHRLVELFLVKVLGLDWSQVHAEAEELEHVISDRVLERIDALLGHPTVDPHGDPIPSAKGKVDTSRPSSLADCPIRVPLRIARILDQDVGFLVFVEKCGLMPGVTITVQSRDTAADAVVVKPDGRKPITIGSAAAEKILAE; encoded by the coding sequence ATGCCCAGCATTACGGTCGAAAACTACGTCAAGCAGATCTACCTGGAGCAGCAGCAGACCGGAAGCGGTCGGGTGCCGATGGGGCGGCTGGCGGCGGCGATGGGCGTGGTGCCCGGGACCGTGACCGCCATGGTCAAAGCCCTGGGAGACTCCGACCTGGTGGACTACGAGCCCCGCGGGGGTGTGCGCCTCAGCCGCGCCGGGGAACAACTTGCCCTGCACGTCCTGCGTCGCCACCGGCTGGTCGAATTATTCCTGGTCAAGGTGCTGGGCCTGGACTGGTCGCAGGTGCATGCCGAGGCCGAAGAGCTTGAGCATGTCATCAGTGACAGGGTGCTGGAACGAATTGACGCGCTGCTCGGCCACCCCACGGTCGACCCGCACGGCGATCCGATCCCGTCGGCCAAAGGAAAGGTCGATACCAGCCGCCCCTCCAGCCTGGCGGACTGTCCCATCCGCGTGCCGCTGCGCATAGCGAGAATCCTCGATCAGGACGTGGGGTTCCTGGTGTTCGTCGAAAAGTGCGGCCTGATGCCCGGCGTTACGATCACCGTGCAGTCTCGCGATACCGCCGCCGATGCCGTCGTGGTCAAGCCCGACGGTCGTAAGCCGATCACCATCGGCAGCGCGGCCGCGGAGAAGATTCTGGCCGAGTGA
- a CDS encoding transporter encodes MSSHPRAPGLLRQFLSVASVTLLSTAGVFGQAAGPEPRKFVDKSAYNLFSPTPADMMREMAPDRPDTTESPFTLDAGHYQFELSFGEWRKEGGSEELAILPTNLKIGLTNNADLQLVVNPYLRTQSAGTSDAGHGDTQVRLKVNLWGNDGGDGFFGETALAVMPFIQLPTGADAFSNDDHLEWGVIVPLILPLPAEFSLTVMAEFDWVRDGRGGYDTLFVHTASLSREISGPFAGYIEYVGVQPIDGDGEYQASLGGGLTYQLSDNVLLDCGAEAGLNSAADDLRIFAGMSFRL; translated from the coding sequence ATGTCATCCCATCCGCGCGCACCAGGTCTTCTTCGGCAGTTCTTATCGGTCGCCTCTGTCACCCTGCTGTCGACGGCAGGCGTCTTCGGCCAGGCGGCCGGTCCTGAACCCCGGAAGTTTGTCGATAAGTCGGCGTACAACCTCTTCTCGCCGACACCCGCGGACATGATGCGGGAAATGGCGCCCGACCGGCCTGACACCACCGAGAGCCCTTTCACCCTCGATGCCGGCCACTACCAGTTCGAACTCAGCTTCGGCGAATGGAGAAAGGAAGGGGGCTCCGAGGAACTCGCCATCCTGCCGACGAACCTGAAGATCGGCCTGACCAACAACGCCGACCTGCAGTTGGTCGTCAATCCCTATCTCCGTACCCAGTCGGCCGGGACGTCCGACGCCGGCCATGGCGACACCCAGGTCCGGCTGAAGGTGAACCTCTGGGGCAACGACGGCGGCGACGGCTTCTTCGGCGAAACCGCGCTGGCGGTCATGCCGTTCATCCAGCTCCCCACCGGTGCCGACGCCTTCAGCAACGACGACCACCTGGAGTGGGGCGTGATCGTTCCGCTCATCCTTCCCCTTCCTGCGGAATTCTCGCTGACCGTCATGGCCGAGTTCGACTGGGTCCGCGACGGCAGGGGCGGCTACGACACGCTATTCGTCCATACCGCGTCGCTCAGCCGGGAGATCAGTGGCCCGTTCGCCGGCTACATCGAGTATGTCGGTGTCCAGCCGATCGACGGGGACGGCGAATACCAGGCGTCTCTCGGCGGTGGGCTGACGTACCAGTTGAGTGACAACGTCCTGCTCGACTGCGGAGCCGAGGCCGGGCTGAACTCCGCCGCAGACGACCTGCGGATCTTTGCCGGTATGTCGTTCCGCCTCTAA
- a CDS encoding metal ABC transporter solute-binding protein, Zn/Mn family, which produces MKTTLSIAVLVLAMGLLSSGCKQGVTPATGGKLRVVCTTTMVGDMVKRVGGDRVDVKVIMGPGVDPHTYKPTPGDIADLSGAAIVFYNGLHLEGKMVDLFEEQMRDKSHAVAAAVPESRLLGWKAGEGGAHDPHIWFDVSIWATAAAAVTEHLSAKDTAGAAVYKANGAAFVASLDALHAEVKAKLAGIPRKQRVLITSHDAYSYFGQAYDIDVRGLQGISTETEAGLREINQAAEFIVAGKIKAVFVESSVSPKTIERVIADCRARGWDVKLGGELYSDAMGGAGEHKGYAVETYEGMVRYNVDTIVAALK; this is translated from the coding sequence ATGAAAACGACGCTCTCGATTGCAGTTCTTGTTCTTGCGATGGGCCTGCTGTCCTCCGGTTGCAAACAGGGCGTTACGCCTGCCACCGGCGGAAAGCTCCGGGTCGTCTGCACGACCACCATGGTCGGCGACATGGTCAAGCGTGTCGGCGGCGATCGGGTTGATGTCAAAGTCATCATGGGGCCCGGCGTCGATCCGCACACCTATAAGCCCACGCCCGGAGATATCGCCGACCTTTCCGGCGCGGCGATCGTTTTCTACAACGGCCTGCACCTTGAAGGAAAGATGGTCGATCTGTTCGAAGAGCAGATGCGCGACAAATCGCACGCCGTCGCCGCCGCCGTCCCCGAGTCGCGCCTTCTCGGCTGGAAGGCCGGCGAAGGCGGTGCGCACGATCCGCACATCTGGTTCGACGTCAGCATCTGGGCGACGGCGGCTGCGGCCGTCACGGAGCACCTGTCGGCCAAAGACACCGCCGGCGCCGCAGTGTACAAGGCCAATGGCGCGGCGTTCGTGGCGAGCCTGGACGCGCTGCATGCCGAGGTCAAAGCCAAGCTTGCCGGCATCCCCCGGAAACAGCGCGTCCTGATCACCAGCCATGACGCCTACAGTTATTTCGGCCAGGCTTACGACATTGACGTCAGAGGGCTGCAGGGGATCAGCACCGAAACCGAGGCCGGCCTGCGGGAGATCAACCAGGCGGCGGAGTTCATCGTCGCCGGCAAGATCAAGGCGGTCTTCGTCGAGTCGTCCGTCAGCCCAAAGACGATCGAGCGCGTCATCGCCGACTGCCGTGCCCGCGGTTGGGACGTCAAGCTCGGCGGCGAACTCTATAGCGACGCGATGGGCGGCGCCGGAGAACACAAAGGGTATGCCGTCGAGACGTATGAAGGTATGGTGCGCTACAACGTCGACACGATCGTCGCCGCGCTCAAGTAA
- a CDS encoding metal ABC transporter ATP-binding protein, with translation MTPAPSNPPALEVHDLTVSYHRKPVLWNVDVAIPAGKLVGIIGPNGAGKSTLIKSVMGLIPLSSGWVQVFGRPVASQLGRIAYVPQRESVDWTFPVTAIDVVLMGRYGAMPWYKRIGSADRDRARAALNKVGMNAYASRQISNLSGGQQQRVFLARALVQEADVYLMDEPFAGVDAATESAIVELLQDLRAAGKTVLVVNHDLQTARQYFDMLVLLNMRLVAFGPTDEVFTEALLQKTYGGRLTILADVAEAVAEAERGQATAKNGKGSKHGHLPTGL, from the coding sequence GTGACACCTGCCCCCTCCAATCCCCCCGCTCTTGAAGTCCACGACCTGACGGTGAGCTATCATCGCAAGCCCGTCCTCTGGAACGTGGATGTCGCGATTCCCGCCGGCAAACTGGTTGGCATCATCGGCCCCAACGGCGCGGGCAAGAGCACGCTCATCAAGTCGGTCATGGGCCTCATCCCGCTCTCCAGCGGCTGGGTGCAGGTGTTCGGCCGGCCGGTGGCATCGCAGCTCGGGCGGATCGCCTACGTGCCCCAGCGCGAAAGTGTCGACTGGACGTTTCCGGTGACGGCGATCGATGTCGTGCTCATGGGCCGCTACGGCGCGATGCCCTGGTATAAGCGAATCGGCAGCGCCGATCGCGATCGCGCACGCGCCGCGCTGAACAAAGTCGGCATGAATGCCTACGCCAGTCGCCAGATCAGTAACCTGTCCGGCGGTCAGCAGCAGCGGGTGTTCCTGGCGCGTGCGCTGGTGCAGGAAGCCGACGTCTATCTGATGGATGAGCCTTTCGCCGGCGTCGATGCCGCGACGGAGTCTGCGATCGTCGAGCTGCTGCAGGACCTCCGTGCCGCCGGCAAAACCGTGCTGGTGGTGAACCACGACCTGCAAACCGCCCGACAGTACTTCGACATGCTCGTGCTGCTGAACATGCGGCTGGTCGCTTTCGGACCGACGGATGAAGTCTTCACGGAGGCACTGCTCCAGAAGACCTACGGCGGACGACTGACGATCCTCGCCGATGTCGCCGAGGCTGTCGCCGAAGCCGAGCGCGGACAAGCGACCGCTAAAAATGGCAAAGGCAGTAAGCATGGCCACCTTCCGACGGGACTATGA
- a CDS encoding metal ABC transporter permease: MSPICAHLCSSVATFLRSRFLAARFETAEPWYSHLARFARELVDDRIGTTDLVVLAAILLGVTCGVLGCFLILRRQSLLGDAVGHAVLPGVFLGFLAAGARSTPALLLGALVAGLLAAALIAVLQRTTQLKAGECIGVVFTGFYGLGILLLKHIQNNAARYPGQAGLDKFLFGQIAGISATDVIYMAVVAAVSLACVALAWRSLAAWAFDEGFAVSIGLPVKAIETMMTGLVTVAIVISIQAVGVVLVAAMLVTPAATAYLLTDRLHRMVLLAAMFGAAAGVIGAVVSLLGADMPTGSLMVIAGGTLFGLAFLLSPRHGLLPRLRRVWERRRRTQAENLLRMLYLIMESRAGGGKVPDNADRRFGVSDAAGARGTTPAAVRKYWRLAAHRGWVDPSSPDPMILTDAGFAEARHVVRTHRLWELFLTQEAKIASDHVHADAEDIEHILPRDVLAKLEHMLDYPTADPHGKPIP, from the coding sequence ATGTCTCCCATCTGTGCCCATCTGTGTTCATCCGTGGCGACTTTTCTTCGGTCTCGGTTTCTCGCTGCCCGATTCGAAACCGCAGAGCCCTGGTACTCGCACCTGGCCCGGTTCGCCCGTGAACTGGTGGACGACCGGATCGGCACGACGGACCTGGTCGTGCTGGCGGCGATTCTGCTCGGCGTCACCTGCGGCGTGCTCGGGTGCTTCCTGATCCTGCGCCGCCAGAGCCTGCTCGGCGACGCCGTCGGCCATGCGGTGCTGCCGGGCGTGTTCCTCGGTTTTCTCGCGGCGGGTGCCCGCAGCACGCCGGCCTTGCTGCTCGGGGCGCTTGTCGCGGGTCTCCTGGCGGCGGCATTGATCGCGGTCCTTCAGCGGACCACCCAGCTCAAGGCCGGCGAGTGCATCGGCGTCGTTTTCACCGGGTTCTATGGCCTGGGCATCCTGCTGCTGAAACACATCCAGAACAACGCCGCCCGCTACCCGGGACAGGCCGGCCTCGACAAGTTCCTCTTCGGGCAGATCGCCGGCATCTCCGCGACGGACGTCATCTACATGGCGGTCGTCGCCGCGGTGTCGCTGGCCTGTGTGGCGCTGGCGTGGCGATCGCTCGCGGCCTGGGCGTTTGATGAAGGGTTTGCTGTCAGCATCGGCCTGCCGGTCAAGGCGATCGAAACGATGATGACCGGCCTCGTTACCGTTGCGATCGTCATCAGCATTCAGGCCGTCGGCGTTGTGCTGGTGGCCGCGATGCTCGTTACGCCCGCCGCCACCGCCTACCTGCTTACCGACCGATTGCACCGGATGGTGCTGCTGGCGGCGATGTTCGGGGCGGCGGCGGGAGTGATCGGCGCGGTCGTCAGCCTGCTCGGTGCCGACATGCCCACCGGATCGCTGATGGTCATCGCCGGCGGCACGCTGTTCGGCTTGGCGTTCCTGCTGTCGCCACGGCACGGCCTGCTGCCGCGCCTCCGCCGGGTGTGGGAGCGCCGCCGCCGTACCCAGGCCGAGAACCTCCTTCGCATGCTCTACCTGATCATGGAAAGCCGGGCTGGCGGCGGAAAAGTCCCCGACAACGCCGACCGCCGATTCGGCGTCTCCGATGCCGCCGGCGCCCGCGGCACCACGCCGGCAGCGGTGCGCAAGTACTGGCGTCTGGCCGCCCATCGCGGGTGGGTCGATCCGTCGAGCCCCGATCCCATGATCCTGACCGATGCAGGCTTCGCCGAGGCCCGCCACGTCGTGCGGACGCACCGGCTCTGGGAACTGTTCCTGACGCAGGAGGCGAAGATTGCCAGCGACCATGTGCATGCCGACGCCGAAGACATCGAGCACATCCTGCCGCGCGATGTGCTCGCGAAACTCGAACATATGCTCGACTACCCGACGGCTGATCCGCATGGGAAGCCAATACCGTAA